One region of Natronolimnobius baerhuensis genomic DNA includes:
- a CDS encoding V-type ATP synthase subunit C, translated as MSLGASNTEYVNARVRSRRAKLFSDEEYRKLVRMGPSGIARFMEESEYEREINELGARFSGVDLIEYALNRNLAKNFQELLEWSEGRIYDLISRYLRKFDVWNLKTIIRGIYTDTPAEEIRTDLIMAGELEDATIDRLLEVDEIEDAIEVLAGTIYYEPLSAELEAFTETGTLVPLENALDREFYEHLLDDLGRPREGPQAKYVEFLQAEIDFRNARNALRLARSGADLDPASYYIEGGVLFDGSELSQLVTDYDDLVDHIADNKRYGDRLSGALRQLREADSLIQFEHALDAALLEYADTLSSIYPVSVSAVLSYILAKEREVENIRAIARGREVGLSESEIEEELVIL; from the coding sequence ATGAGCCTAGGTGCCTCGAACACGGAATACGTCAATGCTCGCGTTCGGTCACGACGAGCCAAGCTGTTCAGTGACGAAGAGTATCGGAAGTTGGTCCGGATGGGGCCAAGCGGCATCGCCCGGTTCATGGAAGAGTCGGAGTACGAACGCGAGATCAACGAGCTCGGGGCACGCTTTTCGGGAGTCGATCTGATCGAGTACGCGTTGAACCGAAACCTCGCGAAGAACTTCCAGGAGCTACTCGAGTGGTCCGAGGGTCGTATTTACGACCTTATCAGTCGCTATCTGCGGAAGTTCGACGTCTGGAACCTGAAGACGATCATCCGCGGGATCTACACCGACACGCCAGCCGAGGAGATCAGGACGGACCTGATCATGGCCGGCGAACTCGAGGATGCAACAATCGACCGCCTGCTTGAGGTCGATGAGATCGAGGATGCAATCGAAGTTCTTGCAGGCACGATCTACTACGAGCCGCTCTCGGCCGAACTCGAGGCGTTCACCGAAACCGGGACGCTTGTTCCGCTCGAGAACGCCCTCGACCGAGAGTTTTACGAGCACTTGCTCGACGATCTTGGCCGGCCTCGAGAGGGGCCACAGGCGAAGTACGTCGAGTTCCTGCAGGCTGAAATCGACTTCCGGAACGCACGGAACGCCCTGCGACTCGCTCGAAGCGGTGCCGACCTCGATCCGGCGAGTTACTACATCGAGGGCGGCGTGTTGTTCGACGGGTCGGAGCTCAGCCAGCTCGTCACCGATTATGACGACCTCGTCGATCACATCGCCGACAACAAACGCTACGGTGACCGACTCTCGGGAGCGCTCCGCCAACTGCGTGAGGCTGACAGCCTTATCCAGTTCGAGCACGCACTAGACGCTGCGTTGCTCGAGTACGCCGATACGCTCTCGAGTATTTATCCGGTCTCGGTCTCGGCCGTGCTGTCGTACATCCTCGCGAAAGAACGCGAGGTCGAGAACATCCGCGCCATCGCGCGGGGTCGCGAGGTCGGACTCTCCGAAAGCGAGATCGAAGAGGAGCTGGTGATCCTATGA
- a CDS encoding V-type ATP synthase subunit E encodes MSLDTVVEDIREEAHARAEDIRDDAESRATEIESAAEEDAEEILADAEREVEREVEQLREQRLSSAKLEAKQKRLEARRDVLSDVREQVESALVDLEGDSREELTRDLLESASVEFDEGDDVSVYGRTDDQDLLESILADYDGYEYAGEYDCLGGVVVESDQSRVRVNNTFDSVLEDVWEDNLQEISNRLFEQ; translated from the coding sequence ATGAGTTTGGACACAGTCGTCGAAGACATCAGAGAAGAGGCCCACGCGCGTGCGGAGGACATCCGCGACGACGCCGAGTCTCGCGCCACCGAGATCGAATCGGCTGCCGAGGAGGACGCCGAGGAGATTCTCGCCGACGCCGAGCGTGAGGTCGAGCGCGAGGTCGAGCAGTTGCGCGAACAGCGCCTCTCCAGTGCGAAACTGGAGGCGAAACAAAAACGTCTGGAGGCCCGACGGGACGTCCTCAGTGACGTTCGCGAGCAAGTCGAGTCGGCACTTGTCGACCTCGAGGGAGACTCACGCGAGGAACTAACTCGCGACCTTCTCGAGTCTGCAAGCGTCGAGTTCGACGAGGGTGACGACGTCAGTGTCTACGGTCGTACGGACGACCAGGACCTGCTCGAGTCGATCCTCGCCGACTACGACGGCTACGAGTACGCCGGCGAGTACGACTGCCTCGGCGGCGTCGTCGTCGAGAGTGACCAGTCTCGCGTCCGAGTCAACAACACGTTCGACTCGGTGCTCGAGGACGTCTGGGAAGACAACCTTCAGGAGATCAGTAACAGACTCTTCGAGCAATGA
- the truA gene encoding tRNA pseudouridine(38-40) synthase TruA, producing the protein MSSSSLRAFRVAYDGTGYYGFQRQPDVPTVEDAIFDALRDLEVLAADASKPAGYAAAGRTDAGVSALAQTITLEVPDWLTPRALNSTLPADVRAWASADAPDDFHATHHATRRTYTYYLHAPESAVDDDRFAAACEALSGSHDFHNLTPDDHNTERAPTLEATREGHYLVVTVTAGGFARELVRQLVSLAHDVGTGNASLETLERALDPDPLPGHKGISPAPPEPLVLTAVDYPALEFTVDPEAAERARAVFETRRLEHQTAARVAGHIEMGTDSDANERDGDALK; encoded by the coding sequence ATGTCGTCCAGTTCACTGCGCGCGTTCCGGGTCGCCTACGACGGCACCGGCTACTACGGCTTCCAGCGCCAGCCGGACGTTCCAACCGTCGAAGACGCCATTTTTGACGCGCTCCGTGATCTCGAGGTGCTCGCAGCCGACGCGTCCAAACCCGCAGGCTACGCTGCAGCAGGGCGAACCGACGCCGGCGTCTCGGCGCTCGCCCAGACGATCACGCTCGAGGTCCCAGACTGGCTCACACCGCGCGCGCTGAACAGCACCCTCCCAGCCGACGTTCGCGCGTGGGCGAGCGCGGACGCGCCCGATGACTTCCACGCAACCCATCACGCGACCCGCCGGACGTACACCTATTACCTGCACGCACCCGAATCCGCCGTCGACGACGACCGATTCGCTGCGGCCTGCGAGGCACTCTCCGGTTCGCACGATTTCCACAACCTCACGCCGGACGATCACAACACCGAGCGCGCGCCAACGCTCGAGGCGACTCGCGAGGGCCACTATCTCGTCGTCACCGTCACCGCGGGTGGTTTCGCCCGCGAACTCGTCCGTCAACTGGTCTCGCTCGCCCACGACGTCGGCACTGGCAACGCCTCGCTCGAGACACTCGAGCGCGCGCTTGATCCCGATCCCTTGCCCGGTCACAAGGGGATCTCCCCCGCGCCACCGGAGCCACTCGTCCTGACCGCCGTCGACTACCCTGCTCTCGAGTTCACTGTCGATCCGGAGGCCGCCGAGCGCGCTCGAGCGGTGTTCGAGACGCGCCGACTCGAGCACCAGACCGCGGCTCGCGTGGCCGGCCATATCGAGATGGGGACCGACAGCGATGCGAACGAGCGAGACGGAGACGCCCTCAAGTGA
- a CDS encoding zinc ribbon domain-containing protein, which translates to MVEHTHSDGADDGCPKCGHTETEVDDISTTGTGLSKFFDIQNRRFRVVSCTNCGYAELYKGGKTSDMVDLFLG; encoded by the coding sequence ATGGTCGAACACACCCATTCTGATGGGGCTGACGACGGCTGTCCAAAGTGTGGACACACTGAAACGGAAGTCGATGACATCTCGACGACTGGAACCGGTCTCTCAAAGTTCTTCGATATTCAGAACCGCCGCTTCCGTGTCGTCTCCTGTACGAACTGCGGCTACGCCGAACTATATAAGGGCGGGAAGACGAGCGATATGGTCGATCTATTCCTCGGGTAA
- a CDS encoding DUF5811 family protein, whose product MNGNTPYAGIPGETAAGKRAAADVPNLSKDEKRLLHRDVSRIAAQTREFLPNEYIVDSEISTGATGPQVTVAVRPPIGHAVSAGFTPNLDADDADSDTPDLTDGVIAPDERDEVARGLAASAALQVKQAIGNNVTPTAR is encoded by the coding sequence ATGAACGGAAATACGCCGTACGCAGGGATACCAGGTGAGACAGCTGCTGGGAAGCGTGCCGCGGCGGACGTTCCGAACCTCTCGAAGGACGAAAAGCGACTCCTCCATCGAGACGTGTCCCGCATCGCTGCACAGACACGTGAGTTCCTCCCGAACGAGTACATCGTTGACTCCGAAATCTCGACCGGTGCCACCGGCCCACAGGTGACCGTCGCCGTCCGACCACCGATCGGTCACGCCGTCAGTGCTGGCTTCACCCCGAATCTGGACGCCGATGACGCTGACAGCGATACACCGGACCTCACCGACGGCGTTATTGCTCCCGACGAGCGCGACGAGGTCGCCCGTGGCCTCGCCGCAAGCGCCGCCCTGCAGGTCAAACAGGCCATCGGCAACAACGTCACCCCGACTGCCCGCTAA
- a CDS encoding V-type ATP synthase subunit F, whose amino-acid sequence MSQEIAVVGSPEFTTGFRLAGVRRSENVPDDEKETNLDDAVTEVLEDDGVGIVVMHDDDLEYLSRGVRQNVETSVEPVVVTIGSGTGGGGLRDQIKRAIGIDLMDEDEEDS is encoded by the coding sequence ATGAGTCAGGAAATCGCAGTCGTTGGCAGTCCCGAGTTTACGACCGGCTTCCGACTCGCGGGCGTTCGCCGCTCCGAGAACGTGCCGGACGACGAGAAGGAGACGAATCTGGACGACGCCGTTACCGAGGTCTTAGAAGACGACGGCGTCGGCATCGTCGTCATGCACGATGACGACCTCGAGTATCTCTCGCGCGGCGTTCGCCAGAACGTCGAGACGAGCGTCGAGCCGGTCGTCGTCACCATCGGCAGCGGAACGGGTGGCGGCGGACTGCGCGACCAGATCAAGCGAGCGATCGGTATCGACCTTATGGACGAAGACGAGGAAGACAGCTAA
- a CDS encoding carboxymuconolactone decarboxylase family protein: protein MADELEDPANELPATAGELAEEYPDVWDAYVDLGEACAESGPIADETKRLVKLGMAVAAQSEGAVHSHTRRGLEEDIPPETLKQVAILAIPTAGFPQAMAALSWITDSTEEDRTPPRTRASSTPLTRCFA from the coding sequence ATGGCAGACGAACTCGAGGATCCCGCGAACGAACTGCCCGCAACTGCTGGCGAACTCGCCGAGGAGTATCCCGACGTCTGGGACGCCTACGTCGACCTCGGCGAGGCCTGTGCCGAGTCCGGCCCGATTGCGGACGAGACGAAACGACTCGTCAAACTCGGGATGGCCGTTGCCGCCCAGTCCGAAGGGGCCGTCCACTCCCACACCCGCCGCGGGCTCGAGGAAGATATCCCACCCGAGACGCTGAAACAGGTCGCCATCCTCGCGATTCCGACGGCCGGCTTTCCGCAGGCAATGGCCGCACTCAGCTGGATCACGGATAGTACTGAGGAGGATAGGACTCCGCCTCGCACGAGGGCGAGTTCGACGCCCCTAACACGGTGTTTCGCGTAG
- a CDS encoding nucleoside hydrolase, with translation MTRPVLIDTDPGCDDAVALVLALEHPDLEVVGLTTAHGNAPVSETTANTRGILELVDRADVPVAVGADRPQNVALETAEHIHGEGGIRGEVPAPTAATDPVDIHAAQFIVEQAHEHDGDLVLAAIAPLTNVALAHALEPNLPELLDELIIMGGAAFTQGNVTPLAEANFHSDPHAAQRVVRDCEPTIVGLDVTAQATFPPERLESLSRDDPLGLSVFEWLTYYDEATLERYGIESAAIHDALVIAELIDDDVLETASYPLTVGTDGDLARGALVPDARGSTDAPVNGRVALEADYDRFRAILGDSLERLLESGDAQPPR, from the coding sequence ATGACGCGCCCGGTGTTGATCGATACGGACCCCGGCTGTGACGACGCCGTCGCGCTGGTGCTGGCACTCGAGCATCCCGACCTCGAGGTGGTCGGACTCACGACCGCCCACGGGAACGCGCCCGTTTCCGAGACGACGGCAAACACTCGGGGCATCCTCGAGTTGGTCGACCGGGCCGACGTCCCGGTTGCCGTCGGCGCTGACCGGCCACAGAACGTCGCGCTCGAGACGGCCGAGCACATCCACGGTGAGGGCGGCATCCGCGGCGAGGTGCCAGCGCCGACGGCAGCGACCGACCCAGTCGACATCCACGCCGCGCAGTTCATCGTCGAGCAGGCCCACGAACACGATGGCGACCTCGTACTGGCGGCGATTGCGCCACTCACGAACGTCGCGCTGGCTCACGCCCTCGAGCCCAATCTCCCGGAACTGCTCGACGAACTCATCATCATGGGCGGGGCGGCGTTTACCCAGGGCAACGTGACGCCGCTCGCGGAGGCGAACTTTCACTCCGACCCCCACGCAGCCCAGCGAGTCGTCCGCGATTGCGAGCCGACCATCGTCGGCCTCGACGTGACAGCACAGGCAACGTTTCCGCCGGAGCGCCTCGAGTCGCTCTCGCGGGACGACCCGCTCGGGCTCTCCGTGTTCGAGTGGCTCACCTACTACGACGAGGCTACGCTCGAGCGCTACGGGATCGAGTCGGCGGCGATCCACGATGCCCTCGTGATCGCGGAACTGATCGACGACGATGTCCTCGAGACGGCGTCCTATCCCCTGACTGTGGGCACCGACGGCGATCTCGCCCGCGGCGCGCTCGTCCCGGATGCCCGCGGGAGTACTGACGCGCCAGTCAACGGCCGCGTCGCACTCGAGGCCGACTACGACCGGTTTCGGGCAATTTTGGGCGACTCGCTCGAGCGACTGCTCGAGTCCGGTGACGCCCAACCGCCTCGATAA
- a CDS encoding pyruvoyl-dependent arginine decarboxylase, whose amino-acid sequence MTSSSDMIRVVWGTGSGPTAMSSYDTALADAGVENYNLVSVSSVIPAATDVEAVGTAPDLGPAGERLTVVEARATTAGPGRASAALAWSQSVDDGPGLFYETAGEMDREDVERRVREGLAAGQELRDWEFTEPRVCVESNRADSGTYTTALVLAVYGDSDPIL is encoded by the coding sequence ATGACCTCGAGTTCGGACATGATCCGTGTCGTCTGGGGAACCGGTTCCGGCCCCACGGCGATGTCATCATACGACACCGCACTCGCCGACGCCGGCGTGGAAAACTACAATCTCGTGTCGGTCTCCTCCGTGATTCCGGCCGCCACCGACGTCGAAGCCGTTGGCACAGCGCCGGACCTCGGCCCGGCAGGCGAGCGACTCACTGTCGTCGAAGCCCGAGCGACCACCGCCGGACCCGGCCGCGCAAGCGCGGCACTGGCCTGGTCACAGTCCGTCGATGACGGTCCCGGGCTGTTCTACGAGACCGCCGGCGAGATGGACCGTGAGGACGTCGAACGCCGCGTTCGTGAGGGACTGGCCGCCGGCCAAGAGCTTCGAGACTGGGAGTTTACCGAGCCTCGAGTCTGCGTCGAAAGCAATCGGGCCGACTCGGGAACCTACACAACGGCGCTCGTACTGGCGGTGTACGGCGATAGCGATCCGATCCTCTAA
- a CDS encoding DUF6276 family protein, whose product MTSSCASCDAPTITFALPEEYRSHVPDDAASICTRCLTLEAVAERHASGDPDFSRISDAFPTRLERAIPLALALGLCSSLATNREALESLLRAVEQKGTDPLLVIDRLCADPTVEPAIDLERRQHQLEQLLY is encoded by the coding sequence ATGACCAGTTCCTGTGCCAGTTGCGACGCACCGACGATTACGTTTGCGCTGCCCGAGGAGTATCGGAGCCACGTTCCTGATGACGCCGCGAGCATCTGTACGCGATGTCTCACGCTCGAGGCTGTAGCCGAGCGCCACGCCTCGGGTGATCCTGACTTTTCGCGCATCAGCGACGCCTTTCCGACGCGCCTCGAGCGGGCGATTCCACTCGCCCTTGCACTCGGGTTGTGTTCCTCGTTGGCGACGAATCGGGAGGCACTCGAGTCACTTCTGCGGGCGGTCGAGCAAAAAGGAACGGACCCGTTACTGGTAATTGACCGCCTCTGTGCCGACCCGACGGTTGAGCCGGCGATTGATCTCGAGCGCCGACAGCACCAACTCGAGCAGTTGCTGTACTGA
- a CDS encoding V-type ATP synthase subunit D, with translation MAKDVKPTRKNLMEIEDRIELSERGHGTLEKKRDGLIMEFMDILDKAQDVRGDLADDYQDAQKKINMARAMEGDVAVRGAAAALQEHPEITTESKNIMGVVVPQIESSRVSKSLDERGYGIMGTSARIDEAAEAYEDLLESIILAAEVETAMKKMLREIETTKRRVNALEFKVLPDLYEGEEYIEQKLEEQEREETFRLKKIKEKKEQEEKEARQAEEADDLEDVQPDTSAQSPAANQ, from the coding sequence ATGGCCAAGGACGTCAAGCCCACCCGCAAGAACCTAATGGAGATCGAGGATCGGATCGAACTCTCCGAGCGGGGGCACGGGACACTCGAGAAGAAACGGGACGGGCTGATCATGGAGTTCATGGACATCCTGGACAAGGCCCAGGACGTTCGTGGCGACCTCGCAGACGACTATCAGGACGCCCAGAAGAAAATCAACATGGCACGCGCCATGGAGGGTGACGTCGCCGTTCGCGGGGCTGCCGCAGCACTGCAGGAACACCCCGAGATCACCACCGAATCGAAGAACATTATGGGCGTCGTCGTCCCACAGATCGAGTCCTCGCGCGTTTCCAAGAGTCTCGACGAGCGTGGCTACGGTATCATGGGCACCTCGGCTCGGATCGACGAAGCCGCCGAAGCCTACGAGGACTTACTCGAGAGTATCATCCTCGCCGCGGAAGTCGAGACGGCGATGAAGAAGATGCTTCGCGAGATCGAGACCACGAAACGCCGTGTCAACGCACTCGAGTTCAAGGTCCTGCCGGATCTCTACGAAGGCGAGGAGTACATCGAGCAGAAACTCGAGGAGCAGGAACGCGAGGAGACGTTCCGTCTGAAGAAGATCAAAGAGAAGAAAGAACAGGAAGAGAAAGAAGCGCGTCAGGCGGAGGAAGCAGACGACCTCGAGGATGTCCAGCCGGATACGTCGGCTCAGTCACCGGCAGCGAACCAGTAA
- a CDS encoding ATP synthase subunit A: MSQAEQPETVDKDGVIESVSGPVVTATDLDARMNDVVYVGDEGLMGEVIEIEGNLTTIQVYEETSGVGPGEPVQNTGEPLSVDLGPGMMDSIYDGVQRPLDVLEDKMGTAFLDRGVDAPGIDLEKEWEFEPEVSEGDVVEPGDVVGVVEETVTIDHKVMVPPDYEGGEVTSVESGAFNVEETVAELDNGEEIQMHQEWPVRQARPAGDKETPTEPLVTGQRVQDGLFPLAKGGTAAIPGPFGSGKTVTQQQLAKWSDADIVVYIGCGERGNEMTEVIEDFPELPDPQTGNPLMARTCLIANTSNMPVAARESCIYTGITIAEYYRDMGYDVALMADSTSRWAEAMREISSRLEEMPGEEGYPAYLAASLSEFYERAGKFQLINGGEGSISVVGAVSPPGGDFSEPVTQNTLRIVKTFWALDADLAERRHFPSINWNESYSLYKDQLDPWWEDNVEDDWSDVRQWAVDVLDEEDELQEIVQLVGKDALPEDQQLTLEVARYLREAWLQQNALHDVDTYCEPEKTYRMLTAIKTFNDEAFDALEAGVPVEEIQAVDAAPRLNRMGTAEEYDEFIDEVEDALEAQLRALY; encoded by the coding sequence ATGAGCCAGGCAGAACAACCTGAGACCGTCGACAAAGACGGTGTAATCGAAAGCGTGAGTGGTCCGGTTGTGACCGCCACGGACCTCGACGCCCGGATGAACGACGTCGTCTACGTCGGCGACGAAGGGCTGATGGGAGAGGTCATCGAGATCGAAGGGAACCTGACCACGATTCAGGTGTACGAAGAGACCTCCGGCGTCGGCCCGGGCGAACCCGTCCAGAACACGGGCGAACCGCTCAGCGTCGACCTCGGACCGGGCATGATGGACTCCATCTACGACGGCGTCCAGCGCCCACTCGACGTCCTCGAGGACAAGATGGGGACCGCATTCCTCGACCGCGGGGTCGACGCCCCCGGTATCGACCTCGAGAAGGAGTGGGAGTTCGAGCCGGAAGTCTCGGAAGGCGATGTCGTCGAACCCGGTGACGTCGTCGGTGTCGTCGAAGAGACGGTCACTATCGACCACAAAGTGATGGTCCCGCCGGATTACGAGGGCGGCGAAGTCACGTCGGTCGAGAGTGGCGCGTTCAACGTCGAGGAGACGGTTGCCGAACTCGACAACGGCGAAGAGATCCAGATGCACCAGGAGTGGCCGGTCCGTCAGGCCCGACCCGCTGGTGACAAGGAGACGCCGACCGAGCCACTCGTCACTGGACAGCGCGTTCAGGACGGCCTCTTCCCACTCGCAAAGGGTGGGACGGCAGCGATTCCTGGTCCGTTCGGATCTGGGAAGACCGTCACCCAGCAGCAACTCGCGAAGTGGTCCGACGCGGACATCGTTGTCTACATCGGCTGTGGTGAGCGTGGCAACGAGATGACCGAGGTCATCGAGGACTTCCCGGAACTGCCGGACCCACAGACCGGGAACCCGCTGATGGCCCGGACCTGCCTCATCGCAAACACGTCGAACATGCCCGTCGCAGCGCGTGAATCCTGTATCTACACGGGAATCACGATTGCAGAGTACTACCGCGACATGGGCTACGACGTTGCACTCATGGCCGACTCCACTTCCCGGTGGGCAGAGGCCATGCGTGAAATCTCGAGTCGACTCGAGGAGATGCCCGGCGAAGAGGGCTATCCCGCATATCTCGCCGCGTCGCTCTCGGAGTTCTACGAGCGCGCCGGCAAGTTCCAGCTGATCAACGGCGGCGAAGGGTCGATTTCGGTCGTCGGCGCAGTCTCGCCACCGGGCGGGGACTTCTCCGAGCCGGTTACCCAGAACACGCTGCGTATCGTCAAGACCTTCTGGGCACTGGATGCAGACCTCGCCGAGCGTCGACACTTCCCATCGATTAACTGGAACGAATCGTACTCGCTGTACAAGGACCAGCTCGACCCGTGGTGGGAGGACAACGTCGAAGACGACTGGTCCGACGTACGACAGTGGGCCGTCGACGTGCTCGACGAAGAGGACGAACTCCAAGAGATCGTCCAGCTCGTCGGTAAGGACGCGCTGCCAGAAGACCAGCAGCTCACGCTCGAGGTCGCTCGCTATCTGCGTGAGGCCTGGCTTCAGCAGAACGCGCTCCACGACGTCGACACCTACTGTGAACCCGAAAAGACCTACCGGATGCTGACCGCGATCAAGACGTTCAACGACGAAGCCTTTGATGCCCTCGAGGCCGGTGTTCCGGTCGAAGAGATTCAGGCTGTCGATGCGGCACCGCGGCTCAACCGGATGGGGACTGCCGAGGAGTACGACGAGTTCATCGACGAAGTTGAAGACGCTCTCGAAGCACAACTGCGAGCACTGTACTAA
- a CDS encoding ATP synthase subunit B codes for MKEYQTITEISGPLVFAEVDEPVGYDEIVEIETPQGDTLRGQVLESSDGLVSIQVFEGTSGIDRNASVRFLGETMKMPVTEDLLGRVLDGSGNPIDGGPEIVPDERQDIVGEAINPYSREYPEEFIQTGVSAIDGMNTLVRGQKLPIFSGSGLPHNELALQIARQATVPEEEEGDDEDGSEFAVIFGAMGITAEEANEFMDDFERTGALERSVVFMNLADDPAVERQVTPRLALTTAEYLAFEKGYHVLVILTDMTNYCEALREIGAAREEVPGRRGYPGYMYTDLAQLYERAGRIEGREGSVTQVPILTMPGDDDTHPIPDLTGYITEGQIMMDRDLNSQGVEPPINVSPSLSRLMDDGIGEGLTREDHGDVADQLFAAYAEGKDLRDLVNIVGREALSERDNKFLDFADRFEAEFVQQGYNTNRTIDETLEIGWDLLSALPKTELNRIDEELIEEHYREDVGEGAAAEPAQAD; via the coding sequence ATGAAAGAATACCAAACGATTACGGAAATCAGTGGCCCACTGGTGTTCGCCGAAGTCGACGAGCCCGTCGGATACGACGAAATCGTCGAAATCGAGACGCCACAGGGAGATACCCTGCGTGGGCAGGTACTGGAATCGAGCGACGGACTCGTCTCGATCCAGGTGTTCGAAGGGACAAGCGGCATCGACCGCAACGCCTCCGTTCGCTTCCTGGGCGAGACGATGAAGATGCCCGTCACCGAGGACCTGCTCGGACGTGTTCTCGACGGTTCCGGGAACCCAATCGACGGCGGCCCAGAAATCGTCCCCGACGAACGACAGGACATCGTCGGCGAAGCGATCAACCCCTACTCGCGTGAGTACCCCGAGGAGTTCATCCAGACCGGTGTCTCTGCCATCGACGGCATGAACACGCTGGTTCGCGGCCAGAAGCTCCCGATCTTCTCTGGCTCCGGGCTGCCACACAACGAACTCGCACTCCAGATCGCCCGTCAGGCGACTGTTCCAGAAGAGGAAGAAGGCGACGACGAGGACGGCTCCGAGTTCGCTGTTATCTTCGGTGCGATGGGTATCACTGCGGAAGAGGCAAACGAGTTCATGGACGACTTCGAGCGCACCGGCGCACTCGAGCGCTCCGTTGTCTTCATGAACCTCGCGGACGACCCGGCAGTCGAACGCCAGGTCACGCCGCGACTTGCACTGACGACCGCAGAGTACCTCGCCTTCGAGAAGGGCTATCACGTGCTCGTCATCCTGACGGACATGACCAACTACTGTGAGGCACTCCGAGAGATCGGTGCCGCACGTGAGGAGGTCCCGGGCCGACGTGGCTACCCCGGATACATGTACACTGACCTGGCACAGCTCTACGAGCGTGCCGGTCGAATCGAAGGGCGCGAGGGATCCGTTACCCAGGTGCCGATCCTGACGATGCCTGGCGACGACGACACGCACCCAATCCCTGACCTGACTGGCTACATTACGGAAGGCCAAATCATGATGGATCGGGACCTGAACAGCCAGGGTGTCGAGCCACCGATCAACGTCTCCCCAAGCCTCTCGCGGCTGATGGACGACGGGATCGGCGAGGGCCTCACCCGTGAGGACCACGGCGACGTGGCCGACCAGTTGTTCGCCGCCTACGCAGAGGGGAAAGACCTGCGTGACCTCGTGAACATTGTCGGTCGTGAAGCACTCAGCGAACGGGACAACAAGTTCCTCGACTTCGCAGACCGCTTCGAGGCCGAGTTCGTCCAGCAGGGATACAACACCAACCGAACCATCGACGAAACACTCGAGATCGGCTGGGATCTGCTGTCGGCACTGCCGAAAACGGAACTCAACCGTATCGACGAAGAGCTTATCGAAGAGCACTACCGCGAAGACGTTGGCGAGGGCGCAGCCGCCGAACCCGCCCAGGCCGACTGA
- a CDS encoding DedA family protein yields the protein MFSSLTDIGFSLLVTFDLPALFVLFILKGAIIGKPFPTSVFLPGYIAVSPSGESIWLVILVASVGYVGGQLLIYWLAATRGVDVIHAIPRVSISEEKLEQANDVFKRYSGAGIFVTNLLPYVGSFVMIPAGIARYSIRRATVYAFTSTLLNYVVVVWIVLESAEFLLP from the coding sequence ATGTTCAGCTCGCTTACTGATATTGGCTTCTCGCTGCTGGTCACGTTCGACTTGCCAGCGTTATTTGTCCTGTTCATCCTGAAGGGAGCAATTATCGGGAAGCCGTTTCCAACGTCGGTCTTTCTCCCCGGCTATATCGCGGTTTCGCCCTCCGGGGAGTCAATCTGGCTCGTCATCCTCGTCGCTTCGGTCGGCTACGTTGGCGGCCAGTTGCTCATTTATTGGCTGGCTGCAACCCGCGGCGTCGACGTGATCCACGCGATTCCGCGCGTCTCGATCAGCGAGGAGAAACTCGAGCAGGCAAATGACGTGTTCAAACGCTACAGCGGGGCGGGCATTTTCGTGACGAATCTCCTCCCCTACGTCGGGAGTTTCGTGATGATTCCGGCTGGCATCGCGCGTTACTCGATTCGACGGGCGACAGTCTATGCGTTTACCTCGACGCTGTTGAACTACGTGGTGGTCGTCTGGATCGTCCTCGAATCAGCAGAGTTTCTGTTGCCGTAG